A DNA window from Ranitomeya imitator isolate aRanImi1 chromosome 2, aRanImi1.pri, whole genome shotgun sequence contains the following coding sequences:
- the SOX9 gene encoding transcription factor SOX-9, translating into MNLLDPFMKMTEEQDKCMSGAPSPSMSEDSAGSPCPSGSGSDTENTRPQENTYPKGDPDLKKETEDEKFPVCIREAVSQVLKGYDWTLVPMPVRVNGSSKSKPHVKRPMNAFMVWAQAARRKLADQYPHLHNAELSKTLGKLWRLLNEGEKRPFVEEAERLRIQHKKDHPDYKYQPRRRKSVKNGQAEQEDGSEQTHISPNAIFKALQADSPHSASSMSDVHSPGEHSGQSQGPPTPPTTPKTDVQPGKPDLKREGRTIQESGRQPPHIDFRDVDIGELSSEVISNIETFDVNEFDQYLPPNGHPGVASTQVTYTGSYGITNTNSASTGAGHTWMSKQQQQPSQQSQQQQQHTLSTLNSEQSQSQQRTHIKTEQLSPSHYSDQQQQHSPQQLNYSSFNLNHYGSSYPMPITRSQYDYTEHQGSNTYYSHAAGQSSNIYSTLSYMNPSQRPMYTPIADTTGVPSIPPTHSPQHWEQPVYTQLTRP; encoded by the exons ATGAATCTCTTGGATCCCTTCATGAAGATGACAGAAGAGCAAGACAAGTGCATGTCTGGGGCTCCTAGCCCTTCCATGTCTGAGGACTCTGCTGGTTCCCCCTGCCCTTCTGGGTCGGGCTCAGATACTGAGAACACAAGACCCCAAGAAAATACTTACCCCAAAGGGGATCCAGACCTGAAGAAGGAGACAGAGGATGAAAAGTTCCCTGTCTGCATCAGAGAGGCAGTCAGCCAGGTGCTGAAGGGATATGACTGGACCCTGGTGCCCATGCCAGTCAGGGTGAATGGATCCAGTAAAAGCAAACCCCATGTCAAGAGGCCAATGAATGCTTTTATGGTTTGGGCACAGGCTGCCAGGAGGAAGCTTGCTGATCAGTACCCACATCTTCACAATGCAGAGCTCAGCAAAACCTTGGGCAAGCTCTGGAG GCTGCTAAATGAGGGTGAGAAGCGTCCTTTTGTAGAAGAAGCCGAGAGACTGAGAATCCAGCACAAGAAGGACCATCCAGACTACAAGTACCAGCCACGCCGCCGAAAGTCCGTCAAGAACGGGCAGGCTGAGCAAGAGGACGGTTCGGAGCAGACCCATATCTCGCCCAATGCCATTTTCAAGGCTCTGCAGGCTGACTCCCCACATTCCGCCTCTAGTATGAGCGACGTGCACTCCCCAGGGGAACACTCAG GTCAATCACAGGGGCCACCAACTCCACCAACCACCCCTAAAACAGATGTGCAGCCGGGCAAGCCAGACCTGAAGCGTGAAGGTCGTACCATACAAGAGAGCGGCCGCCAACCCCCTCATATCGATTTCCGTGACGTGGACATTGGAGAGCTGAGCAGCGAGGTGATTTCCaatattgagacctttgatgtcaaCGAATTCGACCAATACTTGCCTCCCAATGGTCACCCAGGAGTTGCCTCTACGCAGGTGACTTACACCGGTAGTTACGGCATCACCAACACAAACAGTGCCAGCACGGGAGCTGGGCACACATGGATGTCCAAGCAACAGCAGCAGCCAAGTCAACagtcgcagcagcagcagcagcacacattgtcgacTCTGAACAGCGAGCAGAGCCAGTCCCAGCAGAGGACACACATCAAAACCGAGCAGCTCAGTCCGAGTCATTACAGCGACCAGCAGCAGCAACACTCCCCACAACAGCTCAACTACAGCTCCTTCAACCTCAACCATTACGGCTCTTCCTACCCAATGCCCATCACGCGCTCACAGTACGACTACACCGAGCACCAAGGTTCCAACACCTACTACAGCCACGCCGCTGGCCAGAGCTCCAACATCTACTCTACCCTGAGCTACATGAACCCGAGCCAGCGCCCCATGTACACTCCTATCGCTGACACGACGGGGGTTCCATCTATTCCCCCGACACACAGCCCTCAACATTGGGAGCAGCCGGTCTACACACAGCTCACCCGGCCATAG